A stretch of Aedes aegypti strain LVP_AGWG chromosome 2, AaegL5.0 Primary Assembly, whole genome shotgun sequence DNA encodes these proteins:
- the LOC5568745 gene encoding glycerol-3-phosphate phosphatase: protein MKYPKGQIRHILDLSKEEKREFSQSFDTIMSDCDGVVWHFTGPIPNVDKALKLLKQKGKKLAFISNNGMRTMEEYKQKFLKLGIPSHELEIVHPALTTVRYLKAINMQDAVYCIATEVFKDYLRNEGYVVLDGPTEQFSDDRAADSVRVFTEYFEETDSPKVGAVVMDMDCNVSLAHLMRAKCYLQRNPDCLLLAGATDYIVPLGSDGRDVIGPGYFLEMLERATGREALVLGKPGQALAQFVLEQFNVTQPKKTLFIGDMLMQDMGFGSRCGFQKLLLLSGGTTLEMLKAHNKPEELPDFYADSFADFIQLYRDISE from the exons ATGAAGTACCCAAAAGGACAAATCCGTCACATCTTGGACCTGTCCAAGGAGGAGAAGCGTGAATTCTCGCAATCGTTCGATACCATCATGTCCGACTGCGACGGAGTCGTTTGGCACTTTACTGGTCCGATTCCCAACGTGGACAAGGCATTGAAACTGCTGAAGCAGAAAGGCAAGAAGCTGGCGTTCATCTCCAATAACGGCATGCGCACCATGGAGGAGTACAAGCAGAAGTTTCTCAAACTTGGGATACCTTCCCATGAGCTGGAAATTGTCCACCCGGCGTTGACAACGGTTCGATATCTGAAGGCAATCAACATGCAAGATGCGGTCTACTGCATTGCAACAGAGGTCTTCAAAGATTACTTGCGCAATGAAGGATACGTGGTTTTAGATGGG CCTACGGAACAGTTCTCCGACGACAGGGCAGCCGATTCCGTTCGAGTGTTCACGGAATACTTTGAAGAAACCGACAGTCCTAAAGTTGGCGCCGTTGTGATGGATATGGATTGCAACGTTTCGTTGGCTCACCTGATGCGCGCCAAATGCTATCTGCAGCGAAATCCCGATTGTTTGCTCCTAGCCGGCGCTACTGACTATATCGTACCTCTGGGAAGCGATGGCCGAGATGTGATTGGACCCGGATACTTCCTGGAAATGTTGGAACGAGCTACAGGTCGTGAGGCTTTGGTTCTCGGAAAACCTGGCCAAGCCCTGGCGCAGTTCGTTTTGGAACAGTTTAACGTAACACAACCGAAGAAAACGTTGTTCATCGGAGACAT GCTCATGCAAGATATGGGATTCGGATCGCGCTGTGGATTCCAAAAGCTACTACTGTTAAGTGGCGGAACTACGTTGGAGATGTTGAAGGCTCACAACAAGCCCGAAGAATTACCCGATTTCTACGCAGACAGCTTTGCAGATTTCATTCAGCTTTATCGTGATATTTCTGAATAA